One genomic window of Gossypium hirsutum isolate 1008001.06 chromosome D11, Gossypium_hirsutum_v2.1, whole genome shotgun sequence includes the following:
- the LOC121223535 gene encoding NAD(P)H-quinone oxidoreductase subunit H, chloroplastic-like: MFTEAITVNGPEQLGNIQVPKRASYIRVIMLELSRIASHLLWLGPFMADIGAQTPFFYIFRERELVYDLFEAATGMRMMHNYFRIGGVAADLPYGWIDKCLDFCDYFLTGIVEYQKLITRNPIFLERVEGIGVIGGEEAINWGLSSPMLRASGIKWDLQKVDHYECYDEFDWEIQWQKEGDSLARYLVRISEMMESIKIIQQALEGIPGGPYENLEIRCFDRERDPEWNDFEYRFISKKPSPTFELPRQELYARMEAPKGELGIFLIRDQSGFPWRWKIRPPGFINLQILPQLVKRMKLADIMTILGSIDIIMGEVDR; encoded by the coding sequence ATGTTCACGGAAGCAATAACCGTAAATGGACCAGAACAGTTGGGGAATATTCAAGTCCCTAAAAGGGCCAGCTATATCAGAGTAATTATGTTGGAGTTGAGTCGTATAGCTTCTCATCTATTATGGCTTGGACCTTTTATGGCAGATATTGGTGCACAGACcccctttttctatattttcagAGAAAGAGAATTAGTATATGATCTATTCGAAGCTGCCACCGGTATGAGAATGATGCATAATTATTTTCGTATCGGAGGAGTGGCGGCCGATCTACCTTACGGCTGGATAGATAAATGTTTGGATTTCTGTGATTATTTTTTAACAGGAATTGTTGAATATCAAAAACTTATTACGCGAAATCCGATTTTTTTAGAACGAGTTGAAGGGATAGGCGTTATTGGTGGAGAAGAAGCAATAAATTGGGGTTTATCCAGCCCAATGCTACGAGCATCTGGAATCAAATGGGATCTTCAGAAAGTTGATCATTATGAGTGTTACGACGAATTTGATTGGGAAATCCAGTGGCAAAAAGAAGGAGATTCATTAGCTCGTTATTTAGTCCGAATCAGTGAAATGATGGaatctataaaaataattcaacAGGCCCTGGAAGGAATTCCGGGTGGTCCCTATGAGAATTTAGAAATCCGATGCTTTGATCGAGAAAGGGATCCAGAATGGAATGATTTTGAATATCGATTCATTAGTAAAAAACCTTCTCCCACATTTGAATTACCGAGACAAGAACTTTATGCCAGAATGGAAGCCCCAAAGGGAGAATTAGGAATTTTTCTGATAAGGGATCAAAGCGGTTTTCCTTGGAGATGGAAAATTCGCCCGCCGGGTTTTATCAATTTGCAAATTCTTCCTCAGTTAGTTAAAAGAATGAAATTGGCTGATATTATGACGATACTAGGTAGCATAGATATCATTATGGGAGAAGTGGATCgttga
- the LOC107934576 gene encoding disease resistance protein RGA2-like has translation MAEAIAFDLAVELITKLSSFTLSQIGLWWNVKDDLDDLKSTVSTIKAVLLDAEERSVTSHRVKDWLEKLKDVLYDADHLLDDFSTEALRKDLLGGSKLTKEVRIFFSSSNQFAYSLKMGRQIKAIKARLTLIGSEAKMFNLVERDRPMETSFMTKKRHQTHSFKDNIIGRDDDKAALLKLMLEFESEENVYIIPIVGLGGLGKTALAQFVYNDEMVKNHFDLMMFVCVSDVFDVKIIVENIIKSATGQALNQKLEMDQLQSQLREKIGGKKYLLVLDDIWNEEWEEWVSLKELLVGGGKGSRIIVTTHSLRVAKITSKCQPYVLKGLSDDDAWSLFKEIVFEQRSINPTFVKIGKQILERCGGVPLVIRTIAGALSFKETEKEWSSFKDNELARISQNEGKILATLKLSYDHLPSHLKHCFAYCRLYPKDSKIHVQTLVQFWIAQGFVKQLNPSQSLEEIGFVYFKDLNERGFFQEVGERFSWEGLTCKMHGLMHDLAESVAGTESSIVDSNEIASKVGENCRHISIDPSLIVLFKGKKLRTLLHFPNERNRIMNDEIWDFIISNIDACVY, from the exons ATGGCCGAAGCAATTGCATTCGACCTCGCTGTAGAGCTTATTACTAAATTGAGCTCCTTTACTCTCTCTCAAATTGGACTGTGGTGGAATGTCAAAGATGACCTCGACGACCTCAAAAGCACCGTCTCCACAATCAAAGCTGTGCTTCTTGACGCAGAAGAGCGATCTGTGAC cAGCCATCGCGTCAAAGATTGGCTTGAAAAGCTGAAAGATGTACTTTATGATGCCGACCACTTGCTTGATGATTTCTCTACCGAAGCTTTGCGGAAAGATCTATTGGGTGGGAGCAAGCTGACGAAAGAGGTACGCATTTTCTTCTCAAGCTCAAACCAGTTTGCTTACAGTCTCAAAATGGGTCGTCAAATTAAGGCCATTAAGGCGAGGCTAACTTTGATCGGAAGTGAGGCCAAGATGTTCAATTTGGTAGAGCGTGACCGCCCCATGGAAACCTCTTTCATGACCAAAAAGAGGCATCAAACGCACTCTTTTAAAGATAACATAATAGGGAGGGACGATGATAAAGCAGCTCTTTTAAAACTCATGTTAGAGTTTGAAagtgaagaaaatgtttacatcATTCCAATTGTTGGGTTAGGAGGGTTAGGGAAGACTGCTTTGGCGCAGTTTGTCTATAATGATGAGATGGTCAAAAATCATTTTGACTTGATGATGTTTGTGTGCGTTTCAGATGTTTTTGATGTCAAAATAATTGTAGAAAACATTATCAAATCTGCCACTGGCCAAGCACTAAATCAAAAACTCGAAATGGATCAATTGCAAAGCCAACTTCGAGAAAAAATCGGTGGGAAAAAATATTTGCTTGTTTTGGATGACATTTGGAATGAGGAGTGGGAAGAATGGGTTAGTTTAAAAGAGTTATTAGTAGGTGGGGGTAAAGGAAGTAGGATAATAGTAACTACTCACTCTTTGAGAGTAGCAAAAATTACTAGTAAATGTCAGCCTTATGTTCTGAAAGGCTTGTCTGATGACGATGCTTGGTCTTTGTTCAAAGAAATAGTATTTGAGCAAAGATCTATAAACCCAACTTTTGTGAAAATAGGGAAACAGATCTTGGAAAGGTGTGGTGGGGTTCCCTTGGTTATTAGGACCATAGCTGGTGCGTTATCTTTCAAAGAAACTGAAAAGGAGTGGAGTTCTTTCAAAGATAATGAACTTGCTAGAATATCTCAAAACGAAGGTAAAATTCTAGCTACACTTAAGTTGAGCTACGATCATCTCCCATCCCATTTGAAACATTGCTTTGCTTATTGCCGACTGTATCCAAAAGATTCTAAAATTCATGTACAAACTCTTGTTCAATTTTGGATTGCACAAGGTTTTGTAAAGCAATTGAATCCAAGTCAATCTCTCGAGGAGATCGGGTTTGTGTATTTTAAAGATTTAAACGAAAGAGGTTTCTTCCAAGAAGTAGGAGAAAGATTTTCTTGGGAAGGACTAACATGTAAAATGCATGGTTTAATGCATGATCTAGCTGAATCAGTCGCAGGGACGGAGAGTAGTATTGTAGATTCAAATGAAATTGCAAGTAAGGTTGGTGAAAACTGTCGTCACATATCAATTGATCCTTCATTAATTGTTTTGTTTAAAGGAAAGAAGTTGCGAACCTTGTTACACTTTCCAAATGAGAGAAATCGAATTATGAATGACGAAATTTGGGattttatcatttcaaatatagatGCTTGCGTGTATTGA
- the LOC121223536 gene encoding probable disease resistance protein At5g66910: MDDNNPKGSQGEPESFFPSLKSLYLDNCPNMKSWWRKSSIDDDNEDDTTVIGTSTIAFPCLSSLDIENCPLTSMPLYPSLDDDLRLVKTSSRPLKQTMKMNITSTTPSSSTSSLPLSKLKSFHVHKNEGLDTHMLDDYLKHFTGLKKLTIGDYKEVDLEGMQWEALKNLFHLEIINIPQLVSLPLWLQHFVQLKRLKIQNCSGLRSLFPVFQHLTFLEALFVCKCKELELSAAGVQIFQVQTRLRSLALENILKCRHLPNWIQHLTNLQILSLVDWPNLTSLPDEMRCLTNLQRLNIYDVPQLE; the protein is encoded by the coding sequence ATGGACGATAATAACCCAAAAGGAAGTCAAGGAGAACCAGAATCATTCTTCCCATCGCTTAAGTCTCTTTACCTCGATAATTGCCCAAATATGAAGAGTTGGTGGAGGAAAAGCTCAATTGATGATGATAACGAGGATGACACAACAGTTATAGGAACATCAACCATAGCATTTCCTTGTCTTTCCTCTTTAGATATTGAAAATTGCCCTTTGACTTCAATGCCGTTGTATCCTTCACTCGATGATGATCTAAGGTTGGTGAAGACCAGTTCAAGGCCGTTAAAGCAGACCATGAAGATGAACATCACTAGTACGACCCCATCAAGTTCCacttcttctcttcctctctcCAAATTGAAATCTTTCCATGTACACAAAAATGAGGGATTGGACACTCACATGCTAGATGATTACTTGAAACATTTCACCGGCCTCAAAAAATTAACAATAGGAGATTACAAGGAGGTTGATTTAGAGGGCATGCAATGGGAAGCCCTTAAGAATCTCTTTCATTTGGAGATTATTAATATTCCACAGCTGGTGTCTCTCCCCCTTTGGCTTCAACATTTTGTTCAATTGAAAAGATTAAAAATTCAGAATTGCAGCGGATTGAGGTCACTCTTTCCTGTGTTCCAACATCTCACTTTCCTTGAAGCTCTTTTTGTATGCAAGTGCAAGGAGCTGGAGCTATCAGCAGCTGGCGTACAAATATTCCAAGTTCAGACAAGACTACGCTCCCTAGcactggaaaatattttaaagtgTCGGCATCTTCCGAACTGGATTCAACATCTAACAAATCTGCAAATTCTTTCTCTTGTTGACTGGCCCAATTTAACGTCGCTTCCGGATGAGATGCGCTGCCTAACCAATTTGCAACGGTTAAATATATACGACGTTCCTCAGTTGGAATAA
- the LOC107934577 gene encoding putative disease resistance protein RGA3, translating to MAFDLTVELITKLSSFTLSQIGLRWNVKDDLDDLKSTVSTIKAVLLDAEERSVTGHHVKDWLEKLKDVLYDADDLLDDFSTEAFRKDLLGGSKLTKEVRLFFSSSNKFAYSLKMGRQIKAIKARLTLIGSEAKMFNLVERDRPMETSFMTKKRHQTHSFKDNIIGRDDDKAALLKLVLEFESEENVYIIPIVGLGGLGKTTLAQFVYNDEMVKNHFDLMMFVCVSDVFDVKIIVENIIKSATGQALNQKLEMDQLQSQLRGKIGGKKYLLVLDDIWNEEREAWLSLKNLLMGGAKGSRIIITTRSMKVAKITSTCQPHVLKVLSDDNAWVLFKEIAFGQISENSTNPVFVEIGKQILERCGGVPLVIRTIAGTLFFKETEKEWRSFKDNELARLSVHQDEILPTLRLSYNHLPSHLKHCFAFCRLYPKDHVIHVQTLVQFWIAQGYIKQLNPSQSLQEIGFEYFNDLVDRSFFQEVGERFSTEELSCKMNNSMHDLAESVAGRESSIVDLERHASQVGENCRHISINPSLIPSLKGNMLRTLLHFPNIRIQILSDETWDLIIANCRCLRLLKLDDIDFKMIPRSIHKLKHLRYLDLSHNRDLKILPKSICSIQNLQVLKLDRCWELEELPKKIENLVNLTHLGCEDCNGLTHMPRGVGKLSSLETLSMFVVDKDGSHGGADLSELRGLNNLRGELRIRNLGFVKNAKEKFKAANLEEKQHLRSLVLEWGFYFDDNDHDDKSLEDLQPHPNLKELCIQGWRGDAEFPSWISFLTNLVHIKIWGLGSKFKHLPSFAQFPCLQDLVICDLTELEYMDDNSPKGSQGEPQSFFPSLKYLCLRDCPNMKSWWRKRSIDDSNEDDTTVMAFPCLSCLKIENCPLTSMPLYPSLDDWLKLVNTGSRPLKQTMKMNMNPKTPSSSTSSLPLSKLKSFHVENLKELETHMLDEYLQHLTSLRGLTIRDCKKVDLEGMQWEPLKNLSRLMIDKIPLLVSLPRGFQHLVQLKTLEIRNCSGLRSLPVLQKPIPVFQHLTSLEEFEVTNCRELELSEDDIQIFEDHTSLRYLTLENIPKYRHLPGRCKNIHNNSRNSPTEGKM from the coding sequence ATGGCTTTCGACCTCACCGTAGAGCTTATTACTAAATTGAGCTCCTTTACTCTCTCTCAAATTGGACTGCGGTGGAATGTCAAAGATGACCTCGACGACCTCAAAAGCACCGTCTCCACAATCAAGGCTGTGCTTCTTGACGCAGAAGAGCGATCTGTGACCGGCCATCACGTCAAAGATTGGCTTGAAAAGCTGAAAGATGTACTTTATGATGCCGACGACTTGCTTGATGATTTCTCTACCGAAGCTTTCCGGAAAGATCTATTGGGTGGGAGCAAGCTGACGAAAGAGGTACGCCTTTTCTTCTCAAGCTCAAACAAGTTTGCTTACAGTCTCAAAATGGGTCGTCAAATTAAGGCCATTAAGGCGAGGCTAACTTTGATCGGAAGTGAGGCCAAGATGTTCAATTTGGTAGAGCGTGACCGCCCCATGGAAACCTCTTTCATGACCAAAAAGAGGCATCAAACGCACTCTTTTAAAGATAACATAATAGGGAGGGACGATGATAAAGCAGCTCTTTTAAAACTCGTGTTAGAGTTTGAAagtgaagaaaatgtttacatcATTCCAATTGTTGGGTTAGGAGGGTTAGGGAAGACTACTTTGGCGCAGTTTGTCTATAATGATGAGATGGTCAAAAATCATTTTGACTTGATGATGTTTGTGTGCGTTTCAGATGTTTTTGATGTCAAAATAATTGTAGAAAACATTATCAAATCTGCCACTGGCCAAGCACTAAATCAAAAACTCGAAATGGATCAATTGCAAAGCCAACTTCGAGGAAAAATCGGTGGGAAAAAATATTTGCTTGTTTTGGATGACATTTGGAATGAGGAGCGGGAAGCATGGTTAAGCTTAAAGAATTTATTGATGGGTGGGGCTAAAGGAAGTAGGATAATAATAACTACTCGCTCTATGAAGGTAGCAAAGATTACTAGTACATGTCAGCCTCATGTTCTGAAAGTTTTGTCTGATGACAATGCTTGGGTTTTGTTCAAAGAAATAGCATTTGGGCAAATATCTGAGAACTCAACAAATCCAGTCTTTGTTGAAATAGGGAAACAGATTTTGGAAAGGTGTGGTGGGGTTCCCTTAGTCATAAGGACGATAGCGGGTACATTATTTTTCAAAGAAACTGAAAAGGAGTGGCGTTCTTTCAAAGATAATGAACTTGCTAGACTGTCTGTACATCAAGATGAAATTTTACCTACACTTAGGTTGAGCTACAATCATCTCCCATCTCATTTGAAGCATTGCTTTGCTTTTTGCCGATTGTATCCAAAAGATCATGTAATTCATGTACAAACTCTTGTTCAATTTTGGATTGCACAAGGTTATATAAAGCAATTGAATCCAAGTCAATCTCTTCAGGAGATCGGGTTTGagtattttaatgatttagttgaTAGAAGTTTCTTTCAAGAGGTAGGAGAAAGATTTTCGACGGAAGAACTATCATGTAAAATGAATAATTCAATGCATGATCTAGCTGAATCAGTAGCAGGGAGGGAGAGTAGTATTGTAGATTTAGAGCGACATGCAAGTCAGGTTGGTGAAAATTGTCGCCACATATCAATTAATCCTTCATTAATTCCTTCATTGAAGGGAAATATGTTGCGAACTTTGTTACATTTTCCGAACATTAGAATTCAAATTTTGAGTGATGAAACTTGGGATTTGATAATTGCAAATTGTAGATGCTTGCGATTATTAAAATTGGATGATATAGATTTTAAGATGATTCCACGTTCCATTCATAAGTTGAAGCATTTGAGGTACCTTGATCTTTCTCACAATCGCGATCTTAAGATTCTCCCAAAGAGTATTTGCAGTATACAAAATTTGCAAGTGCTGAAACTTGATCGGTGTTGGGAGCTTGAAGAATTGCCGAAGaagattgaaaatttggtgaATCTTACCCATCTTGGGTGTGAAGATTGTAATGGCTTAACTCATATGCCACGTGGAGTAGGAAAATTGAGTTCCCTTGAAACGTTAAGCATGTTTGTAGTGGATAAAGATGGTTCTCATGGCGGTGCAGATCTAAGTGAATTGAGAGGGCTTAACAACCTAAGGGGAGAGCTAAGAATAAGAAATTTGGGAtttgtaaaaaatgcaaaagagAAGTTTAAGGCTGCTAATTTGGAAGAGAAGCAACATTTGAGATCGTTGGTTTTAGAATGGGGCTTTTATTTTGATGACAACGATCATGATGACAAATCACTTGAAGACCTCCAGCCCCATCCTAATCTCAAGGAGCTCTGTATTCAAGGATGGAGGGGTGATGCTGAGTTTCCAAGTTGGATTTCTTTTCTCACAAATCTCGTCCATATTAAAATATGGGGTCTTGGTAGTAAATTCAAACATCTCCCGTCCTTTGCTCAATTTCCTTGTCTTCAAGATTTGGTAATTTGTGATTTAACTGAGCTGGAGTACATGGATGATAATAGCCCAAAAGGAAGTCAAGGAGAACCACAATCATTCTTCCCATCGCTTAAGTATCTTTGCCTACGGGATTGCCCAAATATGAAGAGTTGGTGGAGAAAAAGGTCGATTGATGATTCCAACGAGGACGACACAACAGTTATGGCATTTCCTTGTCTTTCCTGTTTAAAGATTGAAAATTGCCCTCTGACTTCAATGCCGTTGTATCCTTCACTCGATGATTGGTTAAAGTTGGTGAATACCGGTTCAAGGCCGTTAAAGCAGACTATGAAGATGAACATGAATCCTAAGACCCCATCAAGTTCAACCTCTTCTCTTCCGCTCTCCAAATTGAAATCTTTCCATGTAGAGAATCTAAAGGAACTGGAGACTCACATGCTAGATGAGTACCTGCAACATCTCACCAGCCTCAGAGGTTTAACGATTAGAGATTGCAAGAAGGTTGATTTAGAGGGCATGCAATGGGAACCCCTTAAGAATCTCTCTCGTTTGATGATTGATAAAATTCCACTGCTGGTGTCTCTCCCACGTGGGTTTCAACATCTTGTTCAATTGAAAACATTAGAAATTCGTAATTGCAGTGGATTGAGGTCACTCCCTGTGCTCCAAAAACCCATTCCTGTGTTCCAGCATCTCACTTCCCTTGAAGAGTTTGAAGTAACGAACTGCAGGGAGCTGGAGCTATCAGAAGATGACATCCAAATATTTGAAGATCATACAAGCCTACGATATCTAACGCTGGAAAACATTCCAAAGTATCGGCATCTACCGGGGCGGTGTAAAAACATCCATAATAATAGTAGAAATTCCCCAACTGAAGGAAAGATGTAG